In the genome of Gordonia rubripertincta, one region contains:
- a CDS encoding argininosuccinate synthase produces MAERVVLAYSGGLDTSVAISWIQKETGKEVVAVALDLGQGGEDMDVIRQRALDCGAVEAVVVDARDEFADEYCLPAITSNALYMDRYPLVSALSRPLIAKHLVTAARDHGGTVVAHGCTGKGNDQVRFEVGFATLAPDLEVLAPVRDYAWTREKAIAFAEENDIPINVTKKSPFSIDQNVWGRAVETGFLEDLWNAPTKDVYSYTEDPTVNWNSPDEVIIGFDKGRPVSIDGRPVSVLQAIEELNRRAGAQGVGRLDVVEDRLVGIKSREVYEAPGAMVLIRAHEELEHVTIERELGRYKRGTDRKWAELVYDGLWFSPLKRSLDAFVDSTQQHVSGEIRLVLHGGNIAATGRRSAESLYDFNLATYDEGDSFDQSAARGFVELHGLSSKISAKRDLNL; encoded by the coding sequence ATGGCAGAACGTGTCGTACTCGCATACTCGGGCGGCCTGGACACCTCGGTCGCGATCAGCTGGATCCAGAAGGAGACCGGCAAGGAGGTCGTCGCCGTGGCTCTCGACCTCGGGCAGGGCGGCGAGGACATGGACGTCATCCGCCAGCGCGCCCTCGACTGCGGCGCGGTCGAAGCCGTCGTCGTCGACGCCCGTGACGAATTCGCCGACGAGTACTGCCTCCCGGCGATCACCTCGAACGCCCTCTACATGGACCGCTACCCGCTGGTCTCGGCGCTGTCGCGTCCGCTGATCGCCAAGCACCTCGTGACCGCCGCTCGCGATCACGGCGGCACCGTCGTCGCCCACGGTTGCACCGGCAAGGGCAACGACCAGGTTCGCTTCGAGGTCGGCTTCGCCACCCTCGCACCCGATCTCGAGGTTCTCGCCCCCGTCCGCGACTACGCGTGGACCCGTGAGAAGGCCATCGCCTTCGCCGAAGAGAACGACATCCCGATCAACGTGACCAAGAAGTCGCCGTTCTCCATCGACCAGAACGTGTGGGGCCGCGCCGTCGAAACCGGCTTCCTCGAGGACCTGTGGAACGCGCCGACCAAGGACGTCTACAGCTACACCGAGGACCCGACCGTCAACTGGAACAGCCCCGACGAGGTCATCATCGGTTTCGACAAGGGTCGCCCGGTCAGCATCGACGGCCGGCCGGTCTCGGTGCTGCAGGCGATCGAGGAGCTGAACCGTCGCGCCGGTGCGCAGGGTGTCGGACGCCTCGACGTCGTCGAGGACCGCCTCGTCGGCATCAAGAGCCGCGAGGTCTACGAGGCCCCGGGCGCCATGGTGCTGATCCGCGCCCACGAGGAGCTCGAGCACGTCACCATCGAGCGCGAACTCGGCCGCTACAAGCGCGGCACCGATCGCAAGTGGGCCGAGCTGGTCTACGACGGTCTCTGGTTCTCGCCGCTGAAGCGTTCGCTCGACGCCTTCGTGGACTCGACCCAGCAGCACGTCTCCGGCGAGATCCGCCTTGTCCTGCACGGCGGCAACATCGCCGCCACCGGACGTCGGAGCGCCGAGTCGCTCTACGACTTCAACCTCGCCACCTACGACGAGGGCGACAGCTTCGACCAGTCGGCAGCCCGCGGCTTCGTCGAGCTGCACGGCCTGTCCTCCAAGATCTCGGCCAAGCGGGACCTGAATCTGTGA